In Nerophis ophidion isolate RoL-2023_Sa linkage group LG02, RoL_Noph_v1.0, whole genome shotgun sequence, one DNA window encodes the following:
- the appl1 gene encoding DCC-interacting protein 13-alpha isoform X2, whose translation MPGIEKLPIEETLEDSPQTRSLLGVFEEDTAAISNYCTMLYQAMHRIYDAQNELSAATHLTSRLLKEYDKQRFPLGGDDEVMSSTLHQFAKVIDELSSCHAVLSTQLADAMMFPISQFKERDLKEILTLKEVFQISSDDHDTAINRYSRLSKKKDNDKMRAEAVEDVYTSRKKQHQTMMHYFCSLNTLQYKKKTALLEPLLGYMQAQISFFKLGSENLTQQWEDFLTNIGTSVQNVRREMEEEVSQMQETIQQMESSCDTLYAPCDPDPVHSPVCRNLTRKQGYLYIRNKTGLVSTSWERQYFFTQGGNLMHQGRAEVAGGLVTDLDNASVMAVDSDDRRFCFQVTSFDGKKVVTLQAESRKDCEEWIATINNISRRIYLSENAEEVAARANQSAIEAVTPSPSFQQRHESLRPASKGRVGRTSSISSVGSEPSPALSVLSLDALVAPDTPIQFDIISPVSEENSGHSKTAAQSGRRSNPFGESGDNPVMENEDSILHQLFIVRFLGSMEVKTAESADVIPETMRQILAARAIHNIFRMTESHLLVTCDCLKLIDPQTQVTRLRFPLVSVLQSSSHQDNKRLFGFILQTAGSGRPDSRVVCYIFESNDDGEKICDSIGLAKQIALHSAQDHKAAEKRKEQDKAKEKQQEELSKQKQIEKRSATFPHVLTAFTKARCLIASRRVVSFKPTAFEECPGEQEKPASSSFNRS comes from the exons ACTCGCTCTCTGCTTGGAGTGTTTGAGGAGGACACAGCTGCCATCTCCAACTACTGCACAATGCTTTATCAGGCCATGCACAGGATCTATGACgcccag AATGAGCTGAGCGCTGCCACACATCTGACCTCCAGATTGCTGAAGGAGTATGACAAACAG CGTTTTCCTTTAGGAGGCGATGACGAGGTGATGAGCTCTACCCTGCATCAGTTTGCGAAAGTCATCGATGAG ttGAGCTCCTGTCACGCCGTTTTGTCCACCCAGCTTGCTGATGCCATGATGTTCCCCATAAGTCAGTTCAAAGAGAGAGACCTGAAAG AGATTCTCACCTTGAAGGAGGTTTTCCAAATATCTAGTGACG ATCACGACACCGCCATCAACAGATACAGCCGCCTGTCCAAGAAGAAGGACAACGACAAG atgCGGGCTGAGGCGGTGGAGGACGTGTACACCTCGCGCAAGAAGCAGCACCAGACCATGATGCACTACTTCTGCTCCCTTAACACGCTGCAGTACAAGAAGAAAACGGCACTACTGGAGCCGCTGCTGGGCTACATGCAGGCTCAG ATCAGCTTCTTTAAACTGGGCTCCGAAAACCTCACCCAGCAGTGGGAGGACTTCCTGACCAACATCGGAACCAGTGTCCAAAA tgtgcgtcGGGAGATGGAGGAGGAGGTCAGCCAGATGCAGGAGACCATCCAGCAGATGGAGAGCTCGTGTGACACCCTATATGCACCGTGTGACCCAGACCCGGTCCACTCCCCTGTGTGTCGAAACCTCACCAGGAAGCAGGGCTACCTCTACATCCGCAA TAAGACGGGCCTGGTGTCAACGTCATGGGAACGACAGTACTTCTTCACCCAAGGAGGAAATCTGATGCATCAGGGCCGGGCCGAAGTGGCGGGCGGCCTGGTCACCGACCTGGACAACGCCTCCGTCATGGCTGTGGACAGTGACGACCGCCGCTTCTGCTTCCAGGTCACGTCCTTCGATGGCAAAAA AGTTGTGACACTGCAGGCGGAGAGCAGAAAGGACTGCGAGGAG TGGATCGCCACCATCAACAATATCTCTCGCCGCATCTACCTGAGCGAGAACGCTGAG GAAGTGGCGGCAAGAGCCAACCAATCAGCCATTGAGGCGGTGACCCCGTCGCCTTCCTTCCAGCAGAGGCACGAAAGCTTGCGGCCAGCCAg CAAGGGTCGCGTGGGCCGAACAAGCAGCATCAGCTCTGTTGGCTCCGAGCCCTCGCCTGCCCTCTCTGTGCTCTCATTGGACGCCCTGGTTGCCCCAGACACGCCCATCCAGTTTGACATCATCTCACCCGTCAGTGAGGAGAACTCTGGACACAGCAAGACGGCAGCTCAGTCTGGCAG GAGAAGTAACCCATTCGGAGAGTCAGGTGACAACCCAGTGATGGAAAACGAAG ACTCGATCCTTCACCAGCTCTTCATTGTTCGCTTCCTGGGCTCGATGGAGGTAAAGACTGCCGAGTCTGCGGATGTCATCCCCGAGACCATGAGGCAGATCTTGGCGGCCCGAGCCATTCACAACATCTTCAGGATGACCGAGTCACACCTGCTAGTCACCTGCGACTGCCTCAA GCTCATCGATCCCCAGACACAAGTTACTCGCCTCAGG TTCCCCCTGGTCAGCGTGCTTCAGTCGTCCTCCCACCAGGACAACAAGAGGCTGTTTGGATTCATCCTGCAGACGGCGGGCAGCGGGCGACCCGACAGCCGAGTCGTGTGCTACATCTTCGAGTCCAACGATGATGGCGAGAAG ATCTGCGACAGCATCGGCCTGGCCAAGCAGATCGCCCTCCACTCTGCGCAG GACCACAAGGCGGCGGAGAAGAGGAAGGAGCAAGACAAGGCCAAAGAGAAGCAGCAGGAGGAGCTCAGCAAGCAGAAACAAATTGAAAAG CGGTCCGCCACATTCCCACATGTACTGACTGCATTTACAAAAGCAAGGTGCCTAATTGCCAGCCGTAGAGTGGTAAGTTTTAAACCAACAGCCTTCGAGGAATGTCCAGGGGAGCAAGAAAAGCCTGCCAGTTCCAGCTTTAACAGGTCTTGA
- the appl1 gene encoding DCC-interacting protein 13-alpha isoform X1: MPGIEKLPIEETLEDSPQTRSLLGVFEEDTAAISNYCTMLYQAMHRIYDAQNELSAATHLTSRLLKEYDKQRFPLGGDDEVMSSTLHQFAKVIDELSSCHAVLSTQLADAMMFPISQFKERDLKEILTLKEVFQISSDDHDTAINRYSRLSKKKDNDKMRAEAVEDVYTSRKKQHQTMMHYFCSLNTLQYKKKTALLEPLLGYMQAQISFFKLGSENLTQQWEDFLTNIGTSVQNVRREMEEEVSQMQETIQQMESSCDTLYAPCDPDPVHSPVCRNLTRKQGYLYIRNKTGLVSTSWERQYFFTQGGNLMHQGRAEVAGGLVTDLDNASVMAVDSDDRRFCFQVTSFDGKKVVTLQAESRKDCEEWIATINNISRRIYLSENAEEVAARANQSAIEAVTPSPSFQQRHESLRPASKGRVGRTSSISSVGSEPSPALSVLSLDALVAPDTPIQFDIISPVSEENSGHSKTAAQSGRRSNPFGESGDNPVMENEDSILHQLFIVRFLGSMEVKTAESADVIPETMRQILAARAIHNIFRMTESHLLVTCDCLKLIDPQTQVTRLRFPLVSVLQSSSHQDNKRLFGFILQTAGSGRPDSRVVCYIFESNDDGEKICDSIGLAKQIALHSAQDHKAAEKRKEQDKAKEKQQEELSKQKQIEKDLEEQSRLIAASSRPGNPSAPDGHFVVLSNSQSEDSDAGGEEGPKKGESEA; encoded by the exons ACTCGCTCTCTGCTTGGAGTGTTTGAGGAGGACACAGCTGCCATCTCCAACTACTGCACAATGCTTTATCAGGCCATGCACAGGATCTATGACgcccag AATGAGCTGAGCGCTGCCACACATCTGACCTCCAGATTGCTGAAGGAGTATGACAAACAG CGTTTTCCTTTAGGAGGCGATGACGAGGTGATGAGCTCTACCCTGCATCAGTTTGCGAAAGTCATCGATGAG ttGAGCTCCTGTCACGCCGTTTTGTCCACCCAGCTTGCTGATGCCATGATGTTCCCCATAAGTCAGTTCAAAGAGAGAGACCTGAAAG AGATTCTCACCTTGAAGGAGGTTTTCCAAATATCTAGTGACG ATCACGACACCGCCATCAACAGATACAGCCGCCTGTCCAAGAAGAAGGACAACGACAAG atgCGGGCTGAGGCGGTGGAGGACGTGTACACCTCGCGCAAGAAGCAGCACCAGACCATGATGCACTACTTCTGCTCCCTTAACACGCTGCAGTACAAGAAGAAAACGGCACTACTGGAGCCGCTGCTGGGCTACATGCAGGCTCAG ATCAGCTTCTTTAAACTGGGCTCCGAAAACCTCACCCAGCAGTGGGAGGACTTCCTGACCAACATCGGAACCAGTGTCCAAAA tgtgcgtcGGGAGATGGAGGAGGAGGTCAGCCAGATGCAGGAGACCATCCAGCAGATGGAGAGCTCGTGTGACACCCTATATGCACCGTGTGACCCAGACCCGGTCCACTCCCCTGTGTGTCGAAACCTCACCAGGAAGCAGGGCTACCTCTACATCCGCAA TAAGACGGGCCTGGTGTCAACGTCATGGGAACGACAGTACTTCTTCACCCAAGGAGGAAATCTGATGCATCAGGGCCGGGCCGAAGTGGCGGGCGGCCTGGTCACCGACCTGGACAACGCCTCCGTCATGGCTGTGGACAGTGACGACCGCCGCTTCTGCTTCCAGGTCACGTCCTTCGATGGCAAAAA AGTTGTGACACTGCAGGCGGAGAGCAGAAAGGACTGCGAGGAG TGGATCGCCACCATCAACAATATCTCTCGCCGCATCTACCTGAGCGAGAACGCTGAG GAAGTGGCGGCAAGAGCCAACCAATCAGCCATTGAGGCGGTGACCCCGTCGCCTTCCTTCCAGCAGAGGCACGAAAGCTTGCGGCCAGCCAg CAAGGGTCGCGTGGGCCGAACAAGCAGCATCAGCTCTGTTGGCTCCGAGCCCTCGCCTGCCCTCTCTGTGCTCTCATTGGACGCCCTGGTTGCCCCAGACACGCCCATCCAGTTTGACATCATCTCACCCGTCAGTGAGGAGAACTCTGGACACAGCAAGACGGCAGCTCAGTCTGGCAG GAGAAGTAACCCATTCGGAGAGTCAGGTGACAACCCAGTGATGGAAAACGAAG ACTCGATCCTTCACCAGCTCTTCATTGTTCGCTTCCTGGGCTCGATGGAGGTAAAGACTGCCGAGTCTGCGGATGTCATCCCCGAGACCATGAGGCAGATCTTGGCGGCCCGAGCCATTCACAACATCTTCAGGATGACCGAGTCACACCTGCTAGTCACCTGCGACTGCCTCAA GCTCATCGATCCCCAGACACAAGTTACTCGCCTCAGG TTCCCCCTGGTCAGCGTGCTTCAGTCGTCCTCCCACCAGGACAACAAGAGGCTGTTTGGATTCATCCTGCAGACGGCGGGCAGCGGGCGACCCGACAGCCGAGTCGTGTGCTACATCTTCGAGTCCAACGATGATGGCGAGAAG ATCTGCGACAGCATCGGCCTGGCCAAGCAGATCGCCCTCCACTCTGCGCAG GACCACAAGGCGGCGGAGAAGAGGAAGGAGCAAGACAAGGCCAAAGAGAAGCAGCAGGAGGAGCTCAGCAAGCAGAAACAAATTGAAAAG GATTTGGAGGAGCAGAGTCGCCTCATCGCCGCTTCAAGTCGCCCCGGCAACCCCTCGGCGCCCGACGGACACTTCGTCGTGCTGAGCAACAGCCAGTCCGAGGACAGCGACGCCGGCGGCGAGGAGGGCCCGAAGAAGGGCGAGTCGGAAGCCTGA